From the Ruania alkalisoli genome, one window contains:
- a CDS encoding ABC transporter ATP-binding protein, with amino-acid sequence MAGSVLQAHDLWGGYPGNEVIRGIDLTITAGDAPLGIIGPSGVGKTTLARLLRGSMRPTRGQVTYEGRTVSRLPRKNKKDFTAAVRFQSQDSLTITDPRLTVAGNLKTAVKEARKAGRTHATSTAELLDAVALPEHFASRVMLTLSGGERQRVALATALATRPEILVLDEPFTAVDPQSRGDMARRIGALLEQLGTAAVIITHDLELVERMCPSVHFLADGQFVASGAIGEVLARAEHPAVREIAAAAPLAVQRFR; translated from the coding sequence ATGGCCGGTTCGGTCCTCCAGGCCCACGACCTCTGGGGTGGCTACCCCGGCAACGAGGTCATCCGCGGTATCGACCTCACGATCACCGCTGGTGATGCGCCGTTGGGGATCATCGGACCCTCGGGCGTCGGCAAGACCACGCTCGCGCGGCTGCTGCGCGGGAGCATGCGACCCACGCGAGGTCAGGTGACCTACGAGGGACGCACGGTGAGCCGCCTGCCTCGCAAGAACAAGAAAGACTTCACCGCGGCGGTCCGGTTCCAGTCGCAGGACTCATTGACGATCACCGACCCCCGGCTGACGGTGGCGGGCAACCTCAAGACAGCCGTGAAGGAGGCCCGCAAGGCGGGGCGCACACACGCGACGTCCACCGCAGAGCTGCTGGACGCCGTCGCGCTGCCTGAGCACTTCGCCTCCCGCGTGATGCTCACCCTCTCCGGCGGCGAACGCCAGCGAGTGGCGCTGGCGACCGCTCTCGCCACCCGGCCGGAGATCCTAGTGCTGGACGAACCCTTCACGGCCGTGGATCCACAGTCACGCGGGGACATGGCCCGCCGGATCGGTGCGCTCTTGGAGCAGCTCGGAACCGCGGCAGTGATCATCACCCACGACCTGGAGCTCGTGGAGCGGATGTGCCCGTCAGTGCACTTCCTCGCCGACGGGCAGTTCGTCGCCAGCGGCGCGATCGGTGAGGTGCTCGCCCGTGCGGAACACCCGGCGGTGCGCGAGATCGCCGCGGCGGCACCGCTGGCGGTGCAGCGCTTCCGCTGA
- a CDS encoding DUF2207 domain-containing protein, with product MRRPILLGRLFPLLAVAVIAALALLGSPTAAQADAEDAWSIEQYHVNAVVHPEGTIDVTIDMTFDFADEAGHGPFLTLVERQEIPDDPDHYRVLEYTGITASSNSGAPADVHTESDDGGLIVYVGDEDQEVSGAQQYTISYTVAGVPNSGAGADGQDEIFWNVIGSAWEVPMSDVLVEIDGPHAIRDAACYVGPVGSDDICSNATYRSDGTASFDEPALGSGEGLTIVLAYEAGTFGGIEPILDRRVTWSNFFGVGTFAPWLGLLLGGGGIAAVVVRARQRGRDRAHLGLTPGLTPVDGAGGYGEGAAAGGAVAVRFTPPDGVTPGAAGTLLDEVAHTHDVTATIVDLAVRGYLTIEEVPADESNDGTPDWWLRRTLTGPQASWEGLLPFEETILRGVFPGSDPTVRMSELGAEFAKSMTRTQSKLYDRVVERGWFRNSPQQVRNAWVAVGGLILVGGIGATIALGVLTGWGFAGLAVVLTGIAVMIAASFAPARTADGTAVLAQTLGFKQYLETAEADQLRFEEGEDIFSRYLPFAIAFGVAEHWAGVFAEAAAAGQVRMQPTWYVGATPGLWTAAAFTSVSGFASSASVSVGAAVSGTSGASGFSGGSVGGGVGGGGGGGW from the coding sequence ATGCGTCGACCGATCCTCCTGGGCAGGCTGTTCCCGTTACTGGCTGTGGCGGTGATCGCGGCACTGGCCCTGCTGGGATCGCCCACGGCGGCGCAGGCGGACGCCGAGGACGCATGGTCGATCGAGCAGTACCACGTGAACGCCGTGGTGCACCCCGAGGGCACGATCGACGTGACCATCGATATGACGTTCGACTTCGCCGACGAGGCCGGGCATGGGCCGTTCCTGACCCTGGTGGAGCGGCAGGAGATCCCGGACGACCCGGACCACTACCGCGTGCTGGAGTACACCGGCATCACGGCATCCTCGAACTCCGGGGCGCCGGCCGACGTGCACACCGAATCCGACGACGGTGGGCTGATCGTCTACGTCGGTGACGAGGACCAAGAAGTCTCTGGGGCTCAGCAGTACACGATCTCCTACACCGTGGCCGGGGTGCCCAACTCGGGTGCCGGCGCCGACGGCCAAGATGAGATCTTCTGGAACGTGATCGGTTCCGCGTGGGAGGTGCCGATGTCCGACGTGCTCGTCGAGATCGACGGACCGCACGCCATCCGCGACGCCGCGTGCTACGTGGGACCGGTGGGCAGTGACGACATCTGCTCCAACGCGACCTACCGGTCCGACGGTACAGCCTCGTTCGACGAGCCTGCCCTCGGCAGCGGTGAGGGGTTGACCATCGTGCTCGCCTATGAAGCGGGCACTTTCGGGGGGATCGAGCCCATCCTGGACAGGCGCGTCACCTGGTCGAACTTCTTCGGCGTCGGAACGTTCGCACCCTGGTTGGGGCTACTGCTCGGCGGTGGGGGGATCGCGGCCGTGGTGGTGCGCGCCCGCCAGCGCGGGCGCGACCGCGCCCACCTGGGACTGACGCCCGGCCTCACCCCGGTCGATGGTGCCGGCGGGTATGGGGAAGGCGCTGCGGCGGGTGGTGCCGTCGCCGTCCGCTTCACCCCGCCCGACGGCGTCACGCCCGGTGCCGCCGGCACTCTCCTGGACGAAGTGGCTCACACCCACGATGTGACTGCCACGATCGTGGACCTCGCGGTGCGCGGGTACCTCACCATCGAGGAAGTGCCCGCGGATGAGAGCAACGACGGCACGCCGGACTGGTGGCTGCGCCGCACCCTCACCGGGCCGCAGGCGAGCTGGGAGGGGCTGCTTCCGTTCGAGGAGACCATCCTGCGGGGTGTGTTCCCGGGCAGCGATCCGACCGTGCGGATGTCCGAGCTCGGGGCCGAGTTCGCGAAGTCGATGACGCGGACGCAGTCCAAACTCTACGACCGGGTGGTCGAACGCGGCTGGTTCCGCAACTCACCGCAGCAGGTGCGGAACGCCTGGGTGGCGGTGGGTGGGTTGATTCTCGTTGGGGGAATCGGAGCGACCATCGCGCTCGGGGTGCTCACCGGCTGGGGATTCGCCGGGCTCGCGGTGGTGCTCACCGGGATCGCGGTGATGATCGCGGCGTCCTTCGCGCCGGCGCGGACAGCGGACGGGACGGCAGTGCTCGCCCAGACCCTCGGTTTCAAGCAGTACCTGGAGACCGCGGAGGCGGATCAACTGCGGTTCGAGGAAGGGGAGGACATCTTCTCGAGGTACCTGCCGTTCGCGATCGCCTTCGGAGTGGCCGAGCACTGGGCGGGGGTGTTCGCCGAGGCGGCCGCGGCCGGGCAGGTGCGGATGCAGCCCACGTGGTACGTCGGCGCCACGCCCGGGCTATGGACGGCGGCCGCGTTCACGAGTGTCTCCGGCTTCGCGAGCTCGGCGTCGGTGTCGGTCGGGGCGGCCGTCTCGGGCACTAGTGGTGCTTCCGGCTTCTCCGGCGGCAGCGTCGGCGGCGGTGTCGGTGGGGGTGGCGGCGGAGGTTGGTGA
- a CDS encoding nucleoside hydrolase: MSTHHSVVLDTDLGTDVDDAMALALLLGSPEVELAAVTTVYGDTLLRARLVQRYASLAGRRLPVWAGEAATRSGREVWWAGHEGSLHPGLEAENVEPGDGAASLAEAVTSRPGRDVLAIGPLTNLALALERTPPMAGSARGFWLMGGDFTAPEPEHNIRSDIDAARVVFDSGASIVIAGVDVTRQVRIEARQLEQIAGAGRIGAALAADIDQWWKFWNETWNVPHDPVAVLALLRPELVTLSEPGRVHVSDDGVTTHEVWPDGNVRVVLELDAARVAEEIVTRIVRAGEAAAT; this comes from the coding sequence ATGAGTACCCACCACAGCGTCGTCCTCGACACCGACCTGGGCACCGACGTCGACGACGCGATGGCCCTCGCCCTGCTGCTCGGCTCTCCGGAGGTGGAGCTGGCCGCGGTCACCACCGTCTACGGGGACACGCTCCTGCGTGCTCGGCTGGTGCAGCGGTACGCAAGCCTGGCCGGACGGCGCCTGCCGGTCTGGGCGGGAGAGGCTGCCACCCGCTCCGGTCGGGAGGTCTGGTGGGCCGGCCACGAGGGGTCGCTGCACCCTGGCCTGGAGGCTGAGAATGTCGAGCCCGGCGACGGCGCAGCCTCCCTGGCCGAGGCCGTCACCTCCCGGCCGGGCCGGGACGTGCTCGCCATCGGACCGCTGACGAATCTGGCCCTGGCTCTCGAGCGCACACCTCCCATGGCGGGCTCCGCCCGCGGATTCTGGCTCATGGGTGGCGACTTCACCGCACCCGAGCCCGAGCACAACATCCGCTCCGACATTGACGCGGCCCGGGTGGTCTTCGACTCCGGCGCCTCCATCGTGATCGCCGGGGTGGACGTGACCCGGCAGGTGCGGATCGAGGCCCGGCAGCTCGAGCAGATCGCCGGCGCCGGACGGATCGGGGCGGCCCTGGCTGCCGACATCGACCAGTGGTGGAAGTTCTGGAATGAGACGTGGAACGTCCCGCACGATCCGGTGGCGGTGCTCGCGCTGTTGCGTCCGGAGCTGGTGACGCTCTCGGAGCCGGGGCGAGTGCACGTCAGCGACGATGGGGTCACCACGCACGAGGTGTGGCCGGACGGGAACGTGCGGGTCGTCCTCGAGCTGGACGCCGCTCGTGTGGCCGAGGAGATCGTGACCAGGATCGTCCGCGCGGGGGAGGCTGCCGCCACGTAG
- a CDS encoding endonuclease III domain-containing protein translates to MRRTEKAERIGEILDDLYPDPPIALDHVNVYTLLVAVALSAQTTDAKVNQVTPALFAEASTPSQMYALGPERILELIRQVGLAPTKARNVWTAAGQIVDAGGEVLPDWEFLEGLAGVGHKTASVVMAQGFDIPAFPVDTHIFRLARRWGLSTGTSVEKVEADLKKVFPREVWNRRHLQIIYFGREFCPAQRHDLTTCPICSFAATKKQIAAEAGNRSKRPARPVAG, encoded by the coding sequence GTGCGACGGACAGAGAAGGCCGAGCGAATCGGTGAGATCCTCGATGACCTCTACCCCGACCCCCCGATCGCCCTGGATCACGTCAACGTCTACACCCTGCTGGTGGCGGTCGCGCTCTCGGCGCAGACGACCGACGCGAAGGTCAACCAGGTCACGCCGGCGCTGTTCGCCGAGGCGAGCACGCCGTCACAGATGTATGCCCTGGGACCGGAGCGAATCCTGGAGCTGATCCGGCAGGTGGGCCTGGCGCCGACCAAGGCCAGGAACGTCTGGACGGCGGCCGGTCAGATCGTCGACGCCGGTGGTGAGGTTCTTCCCGACTGGGAGTTCCTGGAGGGTTTGGCAGGGGTGGGGCACAAGACGGCCAGCGTCGTCATGGCACAGGGCTTCGACATCCCTGCCTTCCCCGTCGATACCCACATCTTCCGGCTCGCCCGCCGGTGGGGGCTGAGCACCGGCACATCGGTGGAGAAGGTGGAAGCCGATCTGAAGAAGGTGTTCCCGCGCGAGGTGTGGAACCGCCGACATCTGCAGATCATCTATTTCGGCCGTGAGTTCTGCCCGGCGCAGCGTCACGACCTGACCACGTGCCCGATCTGCTCCTTCGCGGCCACGAAGAAGCAGATCGCGGCCGAGGCTGGGAACCGCAGCAAGCGACCGGCGCGTCCGGTGGCGGGCTGA
- a CDS encoding acyl-CoA dehydrogenase family protein has product MSDDQFFDPGLLEAIRSRAARYDRENTFFTDDLADLVQAGYLRAHVPATWGGGGLSLAELTRSQQALAGAAPATALAVNMHQVWVGVANVVRARGETFADQVLTEAAAGEIFAFGISEPGNDLMLFGSTTQAEPDSTESAGGYRFTGTKIFTSLSPAWTRLGVFGTDTTSPDAPKSVFAFLDRDEVGAGRVEILDDWDTLGQRASQSQTTLLRGGYAPAERVIRRIDPGPSTDPLIFGIFACFEILLAAVYTGIAERALSLAVEAARARTSRKNDGAPLAHDPDVRRRIASAGIALDGVAQQIEALARDVDESVDHGDLWFPRLSALKWRASEVAREVVTASVQVAGGSSYRTGSELGRLYRDVLAGMFHPSSEDSAHSAMATALLGPTPRPCER; this is encoded by the coding sequence GTGAGCGACGACCAGTTCTTCGATCCCGGCCTCCTCGAGGCGATCCGATCCCGCGCCGCGCGCTACGACCGTGAGAACACCTTCTTCACCGACGACCTCGCCGATCTGGTGCAGGCCGGCTATCTGCGAGCACATGTGCCCGCCACCTGGGGCGGCGGCGGTCTGAGCCTGGCCGAGTTGACCCGCTCCCAGCAGGCGCTCGCAGGAGCCGCGCCGGCCACAGCACTCGCGGTCAACATGCATCAGGTGTGGGTCGGCGTGGCGAACGTCGTACGCGCGCGCGGCGAGACCTTCGCCGACCAGGTCCTGACGGAAGCGGCCGCCGGGGAGATCTTCGCGTTCGGGATCTCCGAACCGGGCAACGACCTGATGCTCTTCGGCTCGACGACTCAGGCTGAGCCCGACAGCACTGAGAGCGCGGGCGGCTACCGCTTCACCGGCACCAAGATCTTCACCTCGCTCTCCCCCGCGTGGACACGCCTGGGCGTCTTCGGCACGGACACCACGAGCCCCGATGCTCCGAAGTCGGTGTTCGCCTTTCTCGACCGGGACGAAGTGGGTGCCGGTCGGGTGGAGATCCTGGACGACTGGGACACCCTCGGCCAGCGGGCCTCGCAGTCGCAGACCACGCTGCTGCGCGGCGGGTACGCCCCGGCGGAGCGAGTGATCCGCCGGATCGATCCGGGGCCGAGCACGGACCCGTTGATCTTCGGCATCTTTGCCTGCTTCGAGATCTTGCTGGCCGCCGTCTATACCGGGATCGCCGAGCGCGCACTCTCCTTGGCTGTCGAGGCCGCGCGGGCCCGGACCTCCCGCAAGAACGACGGCGCACCGCTGGCTCACGATCCGGACGTGCGGCGCCGTATCGCCTCGGCAGGCATCGCTCTGGACGGCGTGGCCCAGCAGATCGAGGCGCTGGCACGGGACGTGGACGAGAGTGTGGACCACGGCGATCTCTGGTTCCCGCGGCTGTCGGCGCTGAAGTGGCGGGCCAGCGAGGTGGCCCGGGAGGTGGTGACGGCATCGGTCCAGGTGGCCGGCGGATCGTCCTACCGGACCGGGAGCGAACTGGGTCGGCTATACCGGGACGTGCTGGCCGGCATGTTCCACCCCAGCAGTGAAGATTCGGCGCACTCCGCGATGGCGACAGCGCTCCTCGGCCCCACGCCCCGTCCCTGCGAACGCTGA
- a CDS encoding GAF and ANTAR domain-containing protein, translated as MVPTVNDDAQSASARTFRQLGDLLYASDDYETTYTVVCHAATTLITGCDRASLMLRRGEEWTTPAATDEIAAAVDRYERVSGSGPCVDAIEEEVPQLAPDLHDPDAPWPELRSLLLAETPIRGMLGFRIAHHGRKVAALNLFSDRPGGFTDEGVNQAAILAAFTSVALQASAEHHQVITLREGLASNREIGKAIGLLMAYHRISDDAAFEILRTTSNQLNSKLATVAGQVVAGHRNQVST; from the coding sequence ATGGTTCCGACGGTGAACGACGACGCCCAGTCAGCCTCCGCTCGCACCTTCCGGCAGCTCGGCGACCTTCTCTACGCCAGTGACGACTATGAGACGACCTACACCGTGGTCTGCCATGCGGCCACGACGTTGATCACCGGCTGCGATCGCGCGAGCCTGATGCTGCGCCGCGGCGAGGAATGGACGACGCCCGCCGCGACAGATGAGATCGCCGCTGCCGTGGACCGGTACGAACGCGTCTCAGGCTCCGGGCCCTGCGTGGACGCGATCGAGGAGGAGGTGCCACAGCTCGCACCCGACCTCCACGACCCGGACGCTCCATGGCCCGAACTACGCAGCCTCCTCCTGGCCGAAACCCCGATCCGCGGCATGCTCGGTTTCCGTATCGCCCATCATGGCCGCAAGGTCGCCGCTCTGAACCTCTTCAGCGATCGACCCGGCGGCTTCACAGACGAGGGCGTGAACCAGGCAGCCATCCTCGCGGCATTCACATCCGTCGCACTCCAGGCCTCCGCCGAGCACCATCAGGTGATTACCCTGCGTGAAGGGTTGGCCTCCAACCGGGAGATCGGCAAGGCCATCGGTCTGCTGATGGCCTACCACCGCATCTCAGACGACGCCGCGTTCGAGATCCTGCGGACCACCTCCAACCAGCTGAACTCCAAGCTCGCGACGGTGGCCGGGCAGGTCGTCGCGGGGCACCGGAACCAGGTGTCGACCTGA
- a CDS encoding ABC transporter permease subunit, with protein MLLRTELRRLRIRRLVWLFVVAGILGSFFVLFTTWVSAQPITDEMREQAEMAYQDQLERWEEHGEEEIERCEEDQARMADETGENPGFDCADMMPQREHFLPHEQSLAEHVEWPGLTSAVMILGVVGLAIGTTAVAAEFSSGAMATLLTFQPRRLRVYAAKVGAVALATVPLSLLLCTILGVGMWAVFEIRGLDATVSDALLWTAVRALALLPAAAIVGAVLAFLLRSTAVVLAVVAGFAIAWEAIGVGMAQTLVPFSIRANLVGWLQYGHTYFVNACESQPDGSVFCDSTEQTVSFAWNAGFLAVVGVVLIAVGALVFRRRDLS; from the coding sequence ATGCTGCTGCGTACTGAGTTGCGGCGCCTGCGGATCCGGCGCCTGGTGTGGTTGTTCGTGGTCGCCGGGATCCTCGGTTCCTTCTTCGTCCTGTTCACCACGTGGGTTTCCGCCCAGCCGATCACCGACGAGATGCGCGAGCAGGCCGAGATGGCCTACCAGGACCAGCTCGAGCGGTGGGAGGAGCACGGCGAGGAGGAGATCGAGCGCTGCGAGGAAGATCAGGCGCGGATGGCGGATGAGACGGGGGAGAATCCCGGTTTCGACTGCGCCGACATGATGCCGCAGCGCGAGCACTTCCTCCCGCACGAGCAGTCGCTCGCCGAGCACGTGGAGTGGCCGGGCCTGACCAGCGCAGTCATGATCCTTGGCGTGGTCGGCCTCGCCATCGGTACGACGGCGGTCGCGGCCGAGTTCTCCAGCGGCGCGATGGCCACCCTGCTCACTTTTCAGCCGCGGCGGCTGCGCGTCTATGCCGCCAAGGTCGGCGCTGTCGCCCTCGCGACCGTGCCCCTGTCGCTGCTGTTGTGCACCATCCTCGGTGTCGGGATGTGGGCGGTCTTCGAGATCCGCGGGCTCGATGCAACCGTCAGTGATGCCTTGCTCTGGACGGCGGTCCGCGCCCTGGCTCTCCTGCCGGCGGCGGCGATTGTCGGCGCCGTGCTCGCGTTCCTGCTGCGGTCCACCGCGGTGGTGCTGGCCGTGGTCGCCGGGTTCGCGATCGCCTGGGAGGCGATCGGGGTGGGCATGGCTCAGACACTCGTGCCGTTCTCGATCCGCGCCAACCTCGTCGGCTGGCTGCAGTACGGCCATACCTACTTCGTGAATGCCTGTGAGTCTCAGCCGGACGGCAGCGTGTTCTGCGACAGCACCGAGCAGACAGTCTCCTTCGCCTGGAACGCCGGTTTCCTGGCCGTCGTCGGGGTGGTGCTCATCGCCGTCGGGGCGCTCGTGTTCCGCCGTCGCGATCTCTCCTGA
- a CDS encoding GlsB/YeaQ/YmgE family stress response membrane protein — MTIVFYVIIGLIAGALAKLIMPGKQGGGILATIVLGVIGALVGGLLGNLIFHGEFSLALTGNWFWSLITAIIGSLIVLAIYRTVKHSS; from the coding sequence ATGACCATCGTCTTTTATGTGATCATCGGGCTCATCGCCGGAGCGCTGGCAAAGCTCATCATGCCCGGCAAGCAGGGCGGTGGAATTCTTGCCACCATCGTGCTCGGTGTGATCGGTGCACTCGTCGGAGGGCTGCTAGGCAACCTGATCTTCCACGGGGAGTTCAGCCTCGCGCTGACCGGCAACTGGTTCTGGTCGCTGATCACGGCGATCATCGGCTCACTGATCGTGCTCGCGATCTACCGCACCGTGAAGCACAGCTCCTGA
- a CDS encoding ABC transporter ATP-binding protein — protein MSDCAISTDGLRKSYRGVRRRVAVDGLDLRVPVGGVHGFLGPNGSGKTTTIRMLLGLIRPDDGEIRIFGHEVPAALPDVIARVGAIVESPKFFPNFTGRQNLELLASAIGTKRRRVSKVLAETGLADRAGDRFATYSLGMKQRLAIAATLLKEPDLLIFDEPTNGLDPAGIHEIRTTMRRLADEGRTVLVSSHILAEVEQIADTVSIIGRGRLIASGSVAEIIGDRAESVRVVLRPDEGESAKGVLTAAGLTVRLDHGDLLVDGATDPADVNRLLAEQGLYARELGGVRVGLESVFLELTHDAELGRTRRRDRRHGTGDEAA, from the coding sequence ATGTCTGACTGCGCGATCAGCACCGACGGGCTGCGCAAGAGTTATCGCGGCGTCCGGCGGCGCGTGGCCGTCGATGGGCTGGACCTGCGTGTTCCCGTGGGCGGGGTGCACGGGTTCCTGGGGCCGAACGGGTCGGGGAAGACGACGACGATCCGAATGCTGCTGGGATTGATCCGCCCGGATGACGGGGAGATCCGGATCTTCGGTCACGAGGTCCCAGCCGCGCTGCCGGACGTGATCGCCCGGGTCGGCGCGATCGTGGAGTCGCCGAAGTTCTTCCCGAACTTCACCGGTCGGCAGAACCTGGAGCTGCTTGCCTCGGCGATCGGCACCAAGCGGCGTCGCGTCAGCAAGGTGCTGGCCGAGACCGGTCTCGCCGACCGCGCCGGTGACCGCTTCGCCACCTACTCCCTGGGCATGAAGCAGCGACTCGCGATCGCGGCAACGCTGCTGAAGGAACCCGACCTGCTGATCTTCGACGAACCGACCAACGGCCTCGACCCTGCGGGGATCCACGAGATCCGCACCACGATGCGCAGGCTCGCTGACGAGGGCCGGACGGTGCTGGTCAGCAGCCACATCCTGGCCGAGGTCGAGCAGATCGCCGACACGGTCTCCATCATCGGACGCGGGCGTCTGATCGCCTCTGGCTCGGTGGCCGAGATCATCGGCGACCGGGCGGAGTCCGTGCGTGTGGTCCTGCGTCCGGACGAAGGGGAAAGCGCCAAGGGCGTGCTCACCGCAGCAGGGTTGACGGTCCGGCTCGATCATGGGGACTTGCTCGTCGACGGTGCCACCGACCCGGCCGACGTCAACCGCCTGCTGGCCGAGCAGGGCTTGTACGCACGAGAGCTGGGAGGAGTGCGCGTGGGCCTTGAGTCCGTCTTCCTCGAACTCACCCACGACGCCGAGCTCGGCCGTACGCGCCGGCGAGATCGCCGCCATGGCACCGGGGATGAGGCCGCCTGA